The following are from one region of the Salmo salar chromosome ssa27, Ssal_v3.1, whole genome shotgun sequence genome:
- the LOC106588833 gene encoding uncharacterized mitochondrial protein AtMg00860-like, whose product MINQFLIVYIDDILIYSHSLAEYVQHVQQVLQWLQDHHLYVKAEKSAFHVTTVTFLGFELTPGLVNMDEDKDMAVLNWPKHTTIKELQLFLGFSNYYCWFIQNCSSTTAPLSALTSQINWYLQWTDTALTAFETLKCLFTSAPILRQPDPTLAFVLEVDASEVFSKKLSPAERNYDVGN is encoded by the coding sequence ATGATCAACCAGTTCCTCATCGTGTATATTGACGATATATTGATCTACTCTCACTCCCTTGCAGAATACGTACAGCATGTGCAACAGGTCCTCCAATGGTTACAGGACCATCATctttatgtcaaggctgagaagagtGCCTTTCACGTTACTACGGTAACCTTCCTAGGGTTCGAACTGACACCAGGATTGGTCAACATGGATGAAGACAAAGACATGGCCGTGCTTAACTGGCCCAAACATACCACCATAAAGGAACTACAACTTTTCCTAGGAttctccaactactactgctggtTCATCCAAAACTGCAGCAGCACAAccgctcctctctctgctctcaccaGTCAAATAAACTGGTACCTCCAATGGACCGACACCGCCCTTACTGCATTTGAGACCTTGAAATGCCTCTTCACCTCTGCACCCATCCTTAGGCAGCCAGATCCTACCCTTGCTTTTGTTCTGGAGGTGGATGCATCTGAGGTCTTTTCCAAGAAACTGTCACCCGCTGAGAGGAACTATGATGTCGGGAACTGA